A genomic window from Halorubrum trapanicum includes:
- a CDS encoding branched-chain amino acid ABC transporter permease, whose product MSATDTGGRVSRFGSAVAEGWTRERFGLLGAVALVLVALAPPFQVYLFTDFLVVALFALGFNLLYGYTGLLSFGHGLFYAGGAYGIAIVLRDLGPVIADVVGTGISPLVTFVLGGVVGLALVVAVAVPVGWLSVRLEEIYFALITLAFGMLGYSLIIQDPAGLTNGTDGVIVLLGTVDLGGVSLRIGGRRIYYLISAVTVVAAAYGVWRVVNSPFGAVCKAIRESPDRAAALGIDVGHHRWMTFIVSAAVVGIAGVLRAGLASVASPGLTHWSTSAIAVIATVIGGATYFYGPIVGAFIFLYIRWAISRFPALEAYWELFFGALLIAVVLFFKQGAVGGLLLLRDRVLGDGDAGDAGSGGGGALDEGGQATTATDDGAESGGDSDARTDRGDDS is encoded by the coding sequence ATGAGCGCGACCGACACGGGCGGCCGGGTCAGCCGGTTCGGCTCGGCGGTCGCCGAGGGATGGACCCGCGAGCGGTTCGGCCTCCTCGGCGCCGTCGCGCTGGTGCTTGTCGCCCTCGCGCCGCCGTTCCAAGTCTATCTGTTCACCGACTTCCTCGTCGTCGCGCTGTTCGCGCTCGGCTTCAACCTGCTGTACGGCTACACGGGCCTGCTCTCGTTCGGTCACGGCCTGTTCTACGCGGGCGGCGCGTACGGGATCGCGATCGTGTTGCGGGACCTCGGCCCGGTGATCGCCGACGTCGTCGGCACAGGGATTTCGCCGCTCGTCACGTTCGTTCTCGGCGGCGTCGTCGGCCTCGCGCTCGTCGTCGCCGTCGCGGTGCCCGTCGGGTGGCTCAGCGTCCGGTTGGAGGAGATCTACTTCGCGCTGATCACGCTCGCGTTCGGGATGTTGGGCTACTCGCTCATCATCCAGGACCCGGCGGGGCTGACGAACGGGACCGACGGGGTGATCGTCCTGCTCGGTACCGTCGATCTCGGCGGCGTAAGCCTCCGGATCGGCGGCCGACGGATCTACTACCTCATCTCGGCCGTCACCGTGGTCGCGGCGGCGTACGGGGTGTGGCGCGTGGTCAACTCCCCGTTCGGGGCCGTCTGTAAGGCGATCCGCGAGAGCCCCGACCGCGCGGCCGCGCTCGGGATCGACGTCGGCCATCACCGGTGGATGACGTTCATCGTCTCGGCGGCGGTCGTCGGGATCGCCGGCGTGTTGCGCGCGGGGCTCGCGAGCGTCGCGTCCCCGGGGCTCACGCACTGGTCGACGAGCGCGATCGCCGTCATCGCGACCGTGATCGGCGGCGCGACGTATTTCTACGGCCCGATAGTCGGCGCGTTCATCTTCCTGTACATCCGGTGGGCGATCAGCCGCTTCCCGGCGCTCGAAGCGTACTGGGAGCTGTTCTTCGGCGCGCTGCTCATCGCCGTCGTGCTGTTCTTCAAGCAGGGCGCCGTCGGGGGCCTCCTGCTGCTCCGTGACCGAGTGTTGGGAGACGGCGACGCTGGCGACGCAGGTAGTGGCGGTGGCGGCGCCCTCGACGAGGGCGGGCAGGCGACGACCGCGACGGACGACGGAGCCGAATCGGGCGGCGACAGCGACGCGCGGAC